From a region of the Myxococcus stipitatus genome:
- a CDS encoding NAD(P)-binding protein, whose product MTSAAKLKLPSGPSRHVYDVIVLGSQLGGALTAALLARRNHRVLLVEHDGMGPGYEHGGYVLPYAPFVAPPLKSMPAVEEALTELGLTTAVQRALRPHSPELQLVLPRSRMDLHADTARRKAEVTRELGDEGEALLGALAGTAAQHEASDAFFKEQPELPPDGFFEGWGLKKLIKSHPGLEAPPRLVSDAPAAALVRGLRSFVTHLEKPDAPLALTRPLSQVLSAPSTFVGGHEGLRELLTRRVAELGGDVLNRDSPTGFIVEELSFDGNKFAGVKLVRSDTLYRASCLVAATDSGALRRLVKTDKKHHRDLLEHLDQSNTKSILFTVNWVVPEPALPRGLGELTLVDTQDAELGPMLIQLHPARTAPGSAKESKEVEGVRVVCAGVFVPASARDLGEEYLHGVAARIDAQLDAVMPFTAQHRLLRSAPYLDAGDVRGSRLMPHPLYSFESEAFLGVTGLSQRTPVKNLLLAGREVLPGLGLEGELLAGARAARLVQEMLKKKDPLKG is encoded by the coding sequence ATGACGTCCGCAGCCAAACTCAAGCTTCCCTCGGGGCCCTCCCGGCACGTGTACGACGTCATCGTGCTGGGCAGCCAGCTGGGCGGCGCGCTCACCGCGGCGCTGCTGGCCAGGCGCAACCACCGCGTCCTCCTCGTCGAGCACGACGGCATGGGGCCGGGGTACGAGCACGGCGGCTACGTGCTCCCCTACGCCCCGTTCGTCGCCCCTCCGCTCAAGTCCATGCCCGCCGTGGAGGAGGCGCTCACGGAGCTGGGCCTCACCACCGCCGTGCAGCGCGCCCTGCGGCCCCACTCGCCGGAGCTGCAGCTCGTGCTTCCCCGCAGCCGGATGGACCTGCACGCGGACACGGCCCGCCGCAAGGCGGAGGTGACGCGCGAGCTGGGCGACGAGGGCGAGGCGCTGCTGGGCGCCCTCGCCGGCACCGCCGCGCAGCACGAGGCGAGCGACGCCTTCTTCAAGGAACAGCCCGAGCTGCCCCCGGACGGCTTCTTCGAGGGCTGGGGCCTCAAGAAGCTCATCAAGTCCCATCCCGGCCTGGAGGCTCCGCCCCGGCTGGTGTCGGACGCGCCCGCCGCCGCGCTGGTGCGCGGGCTGCGCTCCTTCGTCACCCACCTGGAGAAGCCCGACGCGCCGCTCGCGCTCACCCGGCCCCTGTCCCAGGTGCTGTCGGCGCCGTCCACCTTCGTCGGTGGCCACGAGGGCCTGCGCGAGCTGCTCACCCGGCGCGTGGCGGAGCTGGGCGGCGACGTGCTCAACCGCGACAGCCCCACGGGCTTCATCGTCGAGGAGCTGTCCTTCGACGGGAACAAGTTCGCGGGCGTGAAGCTGGTGCGCTCCGACACGCTCTACCGCGCCTCGTGCCTGGTGGCCGCGACGGACTCGGGCGCGCTGCGCCGGCTGGTGAAGACGGACAAGAAGCACCACCGCGACCTGCTCGAGCACCTGGACCAGTCCAACACGAAGTCCATCCTCTTCACGGTCAACTGGGTGGTCCCCGAACCGGCCCTGCCACGGGGCCTGGGCGAGCTGACGCTGGTGGACACCCAGGACGCCGAGCTGGGCCCCATGCTGATCCAGCTCCACCCCGCGCGCACCGCCCCTGGCAGCGCGAAGGAGAGCAAGGAGGTCGAGGGCGTGCGCGTGGTGTGCGCGGGCGTCTTCGTCCCCGCCTCCGCCCGCGACCTGGGCGAGGAGTACCTCCACGGCGTGGCCGCGCGCATCGACGCGCAGCTGGACGCGGTGATGCCCTTCACCGCCCAGCACCGGCTGCTGCGCTCCGCGCCCTACCTGGACGCCGGGGATGTGCGCGGCAGCCGACTCATGCCCCACCCCCTCTACAGCTTCGAGTCGGAAGCCTTCCTGGGCGTCACGGGGTTGAGTCAGCGCACGCCGGTGAAGAACCTGCTGCTGGCCGGGCGGGAGGTCCTCCCCGGCCTGGGCCTGGAGGGCGAGCTGCTGGCCGGGGCGCGTGCCGCCCGGCTGGTCCAGGAGATGCTGAAGAAGAAGGATCCGCTCAAGGGCTGA
- a CDS encoding HAD family hydrolase — protein sequence MTLSDTSPRAAIFDMDGTLVDNMVFHNEAWVALARRLGLSLTADDFQTRFAGRKNEEILPELLGRPVDARELEQLADEKENHYRALYRPHLRLHRGAQSLITRLRAAGIPLAIATAAPHGNRELVIDGLGLRATFDRIVGAEEVSRGKPAPDIFLAAAKGLGVEPARCLAFEDAILGVQSARAAGMAVVGLTTTTSAAQLREAGAEWTLEDFVTLPPDLEARLFGRSA from the coding sequence ATGACACTTTCCGACACGTCCCCGCGCGCCGCCATCTTCGACATGGACGGCACCCTGGTCGACAACATGGTGTTCCACAACGAGGCCTGGGTGGCCCTCGCCCGGAGGCTCGGGCTGTCGCTCACCGCCGACGACTTCCAGACGCGCTTCGCCGGCCGGAAGAACGAGGAGATCCTCCCCGAGCTGCTGGGACGCCCCGTGGACGCCCGGGAGCTGGAACAGCTCGCGGACGAGAAGGAGAACCACTACCGCGCGCTCTACCGGCCCCACCTGCGGCTGCACCGGGGCGCCCAGTCCCTCATCACCCGGCTGCGCGCGGCGGGCATCCCCCTGGCCATCGCCACCGCGGCGCCCCACGGCAACCGCGAGTTGGTCATCGACGGCCTGGGCCTGCGCGCCACCTTCGACCGCATCGTCGGCGCCGAGGAGGTCTCCCGGGGCAAGCCCGCCCCCGACATCTTCCTCGCCGCCGCGAAGGGCCTGGGCGTTGAGCCCGCCCGGTGCCTCGCCTTCGAGGACGCCATCCTGGGCGTCCAGTCCGCCCGGGCCGCGGGCATGGCCGTGGTGGGCCTGACCACCACGACCTCCGCCGCCCAGCTGCGCGAGGCCGGCGCCGAGTGGACGCTCGAGGACTTCGTCACCCTGCCCCCGGACCTGGAGGCGCGGCTGTTCGGACGGAGCGCCTGA
- a CDS encoding enoyl-CoA hydratase/isomerase family protein: MSDDVLLETRGPVGVVTLNRPKALNALNLAMCRVLLPRLEAWAADPEVKAVVIRGAGGRAFCAGGDVRAVAASVVEAAPRESAGERLSREFFRAEYSLNHRIHHFGKPYVSLVDGICMGGGLGLSIHGSHRVVTERLVLAMPETAIGLFPDVGGGWFLPRFPGESGTYLGLTGARCNAADAMWLGYGTHFVESARLDAVLDALVGAPWGRGSAHAVVDGVLADFHADAGTSVLATQHAAIDRCFAAERVEDIQQALEAEGSTWAQESWATLLRMCPTSLKVSLRQVRMGRTRGYDEMAGVEYRLSQAMTARADFREGIRAVLVDKDNKPRWHPGTLGDVSDADVEACFAPLEGDAFALPTGPRR; encoded by the coding sequence ATGAGCGATGACGTGCTGCTGGAGACGCGTGGGCCGGTGGGCGTGGTGACCCTGAATCGCCCGAAGGCGCTCAACGCGTTGAACCTGGCCATGTGCCGGGTGCTGCTCCCTCGGCTGGAGGCCTGGGCGGCGGACCCGGAGGTGAAGGCGGTGGTCATCCGGGGCGCGGGCGGGCGGGCCTTCTGCGCGGGTGGGGACGTGCGCGCGGTGGCCGCGTCCGTGGTGGAGGCGGCGCCGCGGGAGAGCGCCGGCGAGCGGCTGTCTCGCGAGTTCTTCCGCGCGGAGTATTCGCTCAACCACCGCATCCACCACTTCGGCAAGCCCTACGTCTCCCTGGTGGATGGCATCTGCATGGGGGGCGGCCTGGGGCTGTCCATCCATGGCTCGCACCGGGTCGTCACCGAGCGGCTCGTGCTGGCCATGCCGGAGACGGCCATCGGACTGTTCCCGGACGTGGGCGGCGGCTGGTTCCTGCCGCGCTTCCCGGGCGAGTCGGGGACGTACCTGGGCCTGACGGGCGCGCGCTGCAACGCGGCCGACGCGATGTGGCTCGGCTACGGGACGCACTTCGTCGAGTCGGCCCGGCTGGACGCGGTGCTCGACGCGCTGGTGGGCGCGCCGTGGGGGCGCGGGAGCGCGCACGCGGTGGTGGACGGGGTGTTGGCGGACTTCCACGCGGACGCGGGGACGTCCGTGCTGGCCACCCAGCACGCGGCCATCGACCGCTGCTTCGCGGCCGAGCGCGTGGAGGACATCCAGCAGGCGCTGGAGGCCGAGGGGTCGACGTGGGCGCAGGAGAGCTGGGCGACCCTGTTGCGCATGTGTCCCACGAGCCTGAAGGTGTCGCTGCGCCAGGTCCGCATGGGACGCACGCGCGGCTACGACGAGATGGCCGGCGTGGAGTACCGGCTGAGCCAGGCGATGACGGCGCGCGCGGACTTCCGCGAGGGCATCCGCGCGGTGCTCGTGGACAAGGACAACAAGCCGCGCTGGCACCCGGGCACGCTGGGAGATGTCTCCGACGCGGACGTGGAGGCGTGCTTCGCGCCGCTGGAGGGAGACGCGTTCGCGCTGCCTACAGGTCCTCGTCGCTGA
- a CDS encoding DUF523 domain-containing protein, protein MHDTDAARARSVDAVTGHEPIADTGGTDAAREARRAALREARIVLVSACLLGEAVRYDGRSQRSEKVLAALEGKEVVPICPEVGSGLPIPRPPVDLSGGTGVDVWAGRARALEREARVDRTEDFQRGARLALEATRRFGITVALLKEKSPSCGSQRVYESGTLRPGEGITTALLRAEGLTVLSDEDL, encoded by the coding sequence ATGCACGACACCGACGCCGCTCGGGCCCGAAGCGTGGACGCGGTGACGGGCCACGAGCCCATCGCCGACACGGGCGGCACCGACGCCGCTCGTGAGGCGCGTCGCGCGGCGCTCCGCGAGGCACGCATCGTCCTCGTGAGCGCGTGCCTGCTCGGCGAGGCGGTCCGCTACGACGGCCGCTCTCAGCGCTCGGAGAAGGTGCTCGCGGCGCTGGAGGGCAAGGAGGTCGTCCCCATCTGCCCCGAGGTCGGCTCGGGCCTGCCGATTCCCCGTCCGCCCGTGGACCTCAGCGGCGGAACCGGCGTGGACGTCTGGGCCGGGCGCGCGCGCGCCCTCGAGCGCGAGGCCCGCGTCGACCGCACGGAGGACTTCCAGCGCGGCGCGCGGCTGGCGCTGGAGGCCACGCGCCGGTTCGGAATCACCGTGGCGCTGCTGAAGGAGAAGAGCCCCTCGTGCGGCAGCCAGCGCGTGTACGAGTCCGGGACGCTGCGGCCCGGGGAGGGCATCACCACCGCGCTCCTCCGGGCCGAGGGCCTCACCGTCCTCAGCGACGAGGACCTGTAG
- the purN gene encoding phosphoribosylglycinamide formyltransferase: MSRARLGVLVSGSGSNLQALLDACASDGFPAEVACVVSNVPTAYALERARAAGVPAVVVDHKALASKADFERALLGVLREARVEWVCLAGFMRLLSADFLGQFPGRVLNIHPSLLPAFPGLHAQRQALERGVKVTGCTVHFVDAGTDTGPIIGQAAVPVLPDDDEKSLSARILAEEHRLYPLAVRLAVTGQVSLDGARTRVAAQATTGELALRSPGAPK; this comes from the coding sequence ATGAGCCGCGCTCGGCTGGGCGTGCTCGTCAGCGGGAGCGGGAGCAACCTCCAGGCCCTGCTCGACGCGTGCGCGAGTGATGGCTTCCCGGCCGAGGTGGCGTGCGTGGTGTCGAACGTGCCCACCGCCTACGCGCTGGAGCGCGCCCGCGCCGCGGGAGTTCCGGCCGTCGTGGTGGACCACAAGGCGCTGGCCTCGAAGGCGGACTTCGAGCGGGCGCTGCTGGGCGTGCTGCGCGAGGCGCGCGTGGAGTGGGTCTGCCTCGCGGGCTTCATGCGCCTGTTGAGCGCGGACTTCCTCGGTCAGTTCCCCGGGCGGGTGCTGAACATCCACCCGTCCCTGCTGCCGGCCTTCCCGGGGCTGCATGCCCAGCGACAGGCGCTGGAGCGCGGGGTGAAGGTCACGGGCTGCACGGTGCACTTCGTCGACGCGGGGACCGACACGGGTCCCATCATCGGACAGGCCGCCGTGCCCGTGCTGCCGGACGACGACGAGAAGAGCCTCTCCGCGCGCATCCTCGCGGAGGAGCACCGCCTCTACCCGCTCGCGGTGCGGCTGGCCGTGACGGGACAGGTGTCGCTCGATGGGGCGCGGACCCGCGTGGCGGCCCAGGCGACCACGGGAGAGCTGGCGCTGCGCAGCCCTGGGGCCCCCAAGTGA
- the purM gene encoding phosphoribosylformylglycinamidine cyclo-ligase, with protein MGTTYKQSGVDIEAGDAFVDRIKPFAARTMRPEVVAGVGGFGGLFALPPGKYKEPVLVAGTDGVGTKLKVAFAAGRHGTVGVDLVAMSVNDILTCGAEPLFFLDYFATGRLEVDAAAEVVKGIALGCEQAGCTLLGGETAEMPGFYARGEYDLAGFCVGVVERSAIIDGKGIRPGDALIGLTSSGLHSNGYSLARKVLLDDAKLALDATPEGLGRTLGDALLEPTRIYVKDALALAQAVKVKGMAHITGSGIPGNLPRCLPDGTRAVLSERAWVKPPIFDLISRLGQVDREEMFNTFNMGLGLIVVVAKEDVARALEVLAQRGVQASEVGRVEAGQGEATAVIEP; from the coding sequence GTGGGAACGACCTACAAGCAGTCCGGAGTGGATATCGAGGCCGGCGACGCCTTCGTCGACCGAATCAAGCCCTTCGCCGCGCGCACGATGCGCCCCGAGGTCGTCGCCGGAGTCGGCGGCTTCGGCGGCCTGTTCGCCCTGCCTCCCGGCAAGTACAAGGAGCCGGTGCTGGTGGCGGGCACGGACGGCGTGGGCACCAAGCTGAAGGTGGCCTTCGCGGCGGGCCGGCACGGGACGGTGGGCGTCGACCTGGTGGCGATGTCGGTCAACGACATCCTCACGTGCGGCGCGGAGCCGTTGTTCTTCCTGGACTACTTCGCCACGGGGCGCCTGGAGGTGGACGCGGCGGCGGAGGTGGTGAAGGGCATCGCGCTGGGGTGCGAGCAGGCGGGGTGCACGCTGCTGGGCGGCGAGACGGCGGAGATGCCGGGCTTCTACGCGCGGGGCGAGTACGACCTGGCGGGCTTCTGCGTGGGCGTGGTGGAGCGCTCGGCCATCATCGACGGCAAGGGCATCCGCCCGGGTGACGCGCTCATCGGCCTGACGTCCTCGGGGCTGCACAGCAACGGCTACTCGCTGGCGCGCAAGGTGCTGCTGGACGACGCGAAGCTGGCGCTGGACGCGACGCCCGAGGGCCTGGGGCGGACGCTGGGCGACGCGCTGCTGGAGCCCACGCGCATCTACGTCAAGGACGCGCTGGCGCTGGCGCAGGCCGTGAAGGTCAAGGGCATGGCGCACATCACCGGCAGCGGCATCCCGGGCAACCTGCCCCGGTGCCTGCCGGACGGCACGCGCGCGGTGCTCAGCGAGCGCGCCTGGGTGAAGCCGCCCATCTTCGACCTCATCTCCCGGCTGGGGCAGGTGGACCGGGAGGAGATGTTCAACACGTTCAACATGGGCCTGGGGCTCATCGTCGTCGTGGCGAAGGAGGACGTCGCCCGCGCGCTGGAGGTGCTGGCCCAGCGTGGCGTGCAGGCCAGCGAGGTGGGCCGCGTGGAGGCGGGCCAGGGCGAGGCGACGGCGGTCATCGAGCCATGA
- a CDS encoding Crp/Fnr family transcriptional regulator — MGAEETLFQRFGKEFPKGTELFREGEAGKEMFVIQAGKVSISKRVRDVEKVLAVLGPGEFFGEMAIISNKPRNASAVVNEDARLLVIDPKTFEAMIRGNAEIAVRMIKKLAERLSEADAQIENLLHNDPASRVVHQLLQLAQTRGRPVEGGTEVDFAVRDMPRQIGVGEPAVRSVLDRLARAGLVAHGGDRVTVYDTARLHDFLQYLEMKWKFGDL; from the coding sequence ATGGGCGCCGAGGAAACCCTCTTTCAACGTTTCGGCAAGGAATTCCCCAAGGGCACCGAGCTCTTCCGCGAGGGAGAAGCCGGCAAGGAGATGTTCGTCATCCAGGCGGGCAAGGTCTCCATCTCCAAGCGCGTGCGCGACGTGGAGAAGGTCCTGGCCGTGCTCGGCCCGGGCGAGTTCTTCGGGGAGATGGCCATCATCTCCAACAAGCCACGCAACGCGTCCGCGGTGGTCAACGAGGACGCGCGCCTGCTGGTCATCGACCCCAAGACATTCGAGGCGATGATCCGCGGCAACGCGGAGATCGCCGTCCGGATGATCAAGAAGCTGGCCGAGCGGCTCTCCGAGGCCGACGCGCAGATCGAGAACCTGCTGCACAACGACCCGGCCAGCCGGGTGGTGCACCAGCTCCTCCAGCTCGCCCAGACGCGAGGGCGCCCGGTGGAGGGCGGCACGGAGGTCGACTTCGCCGTGCGCGACATGCCCCGCCAGATTGGCGTGGGCGAGCCCGCCGTCCGCAGCGTGCTCGACCGGTTGGCTCGCGCCGGCCTCGTCGCGCACGGGGGTGACAGAGTCACCGTGTATGACACGGCCAGACTCCACGACTTCCTCCAATACCTGGAGATGAAGTGGAAGTTCGGAGACCTCTAG
- a CDS encoding MBL fold metallo-hydrolase: MKLRVLGCHGGELPTCKSTCFLVDDVLALDAGALTGTLSLEELCRVDHVLVGHSHFDHVKDLPLMADLVIGRRDKPVTIHASRECARALRDNMFNNALWPDFTRIPTKSNPVLRIKTFRAGGTFEVGPYTVRSVPVSHPVESCGFIISNGKSALAMSGDTGPTDKLWKALNETKNLKALLLETSFPNKLQSLADISGHLTPHTLGLELQKFQRNGASVLLYHLKPAFVTQLKKELASLPVEVLELGDQFEL; the protein is encoded by the coding sequence GTGAAGCTGCGTGTCCTCGGCTGCCACGGTGGCGAGCTCCCCACGTGCAAGAGCACGTGCTTCCTCGTGGACGACGTCCTCGCGCTCGACGCGGGGGCGCTCACGGGGACGCTGTCGCTGGAGGAGCTGTGCCGCGTGGACCACGTGCTGGTGGGCCACAGCCACTTCGACCACGTCAAGGACCTGCCGCTGATGGCGGACCTGGTCATCGGTCGCCGGGACAAGCCCGTCACCATCCACGCGTCGCGCGAGTGCGCCCGGGCCCTGCGCGACAACATGTTCAACAACGCGCTCTGGCCGGACTTCACCCGCATCCCCACGAAGTCCAACCCCGTGCTGCGCATCAAGACCTTCCGCGCCGGGGGCACCTTCGAGGTGGGGCCCTACACCGTGCGCAGCGTCCCCGTCAGCCACCCGGTGGAGTCCTGCGGCTTCATCATCTCCAACGGCAAGAGCGCGCTCGCCATGAGCGGCGACACCGGCCCCACCGACAAGCTCTGGAAGGCGCTCAACGAGACGAAGAACCTCAAGGCGCTCCTGTTGGAGACCTCCTTCCCCAACAAGCTCCAGTCCCTGGCCGACATCTCCGGCCACCTGACGCCCCACACCCTGGGCCTGGAGCTCCAGAAGTTCCAGCGCAACGGGGCTTCCGTGCTCCTCTACCACCTCAAGCCGGCCTTCGTGACGCAGCTCAAGAAGGAGCTGGCGTCGCTGCCGGTGGAGGTCCTGGAGCTGGGAGACCAGTTCGAGCTGTAG
- the accD gene encoding acetyl-CoA carboxylase, carboxyltransferase subunit beta, with amino-acid sequence MAWFSKKPRIAVDTEQQAEPRPSRMEGLWSKCESCDEIIYRQELEKNWMVCPHCDHHHPWAARSRLATLLDPDSFEEFDKELEPQDPLGFSDSKKYKDRLKSTRKSLEENDAFISGVGRIQGHQVSVGAFVFEFMGGSMGSVVGEKVTRVFERAHELKCSALIFSASGGARMQEGIFSLMQMAKTSAAIARFRTGNRPYISVLLHPTTGGVAASFSWLGDIILAEPKALIGFAGPRVIEQTIRQKLPEGFQRSEFLLEHGMIDNIVNRKDLRSKLGQILGLLG; translated from the coding sequence ATGGCCTGGTTTTCGAAGAAGCCCCGCATCGCCGTCGATACCGAGCAGCAAGCCGAGCCCCGCCCGTCCCGCATGGAGGGCCTCTGGTCCAAGTGCGAGAGCTGCGACGAGATCATCTACCGGCAGGAGCTGGAGAAGAACTGGATGGTGTGTCCGCACTGCGACCACCACCACCCGTGGGCCGCGCGCTCGCGCCTGGCGACGCTGTTGGATCCGGACAGCTTCGAGGAGTTCGACAAGGAGCTGGAGCCGCAGGACCCGCTCGGGTTCAGTGACTCGAAGAAGTACAAGGACCGCCTGAAGTCCACGCGCAAGAGCCTGGAGGAGAACGACGCGTTCATCTCCGGCGTGGGCCGCATCCAGGGGCACCAGGTGTCGGTGGGCGCCTTCGTGTTCGAGTTCATGGGCGGCTCCATGGGTTCGGTGGTGGGCGAGAAGGTGACGCGCGTGTTCGAGCGCGCGCACGAGCTGAAGTGCTCGGCGCTCATCTTCTCCGCCTCCGGTGGCGCGCGCATGCAGGAGGGCATCTTCTCGCTGATGCAGATGGCGAAGACGTCCGCGGCCATCGCCCGCTTCCGCACCGGCAACCGGCCCTACATCTCCGTGCTGCTGCACCCGACGACGGGCGGCGTGGCCGCGTCCTTCTCCTGGCTGGGAGACATCATCCTCGCCGAGCCGAAGGCGCTCATCGGCTTCGCCGGTCCGCGCGTCATCGAGCAGACCATCCGCCAGAAGCTGCCGGAGGGCTTCCAGCGCTCGGAGTTCCTGCTCGAGCACGGGATGATCGACAACATCGTCAACCGCAAGGACCTGCGCTCGAAGCTGGGGCAGATTCTCGGCCTGCTGGGCTGA
- a CDS encoding bifunctional folylpolyglutamate synthase/dihydrofolate synthase, whose product MSAPRSPQEALVFLARLNPSGIKLGLERVREALAALGNPERRAPVLHVAGTNGKGSTCAFAATALQAAGHRVGLYTSPHLVRVNERIRVDGEDISDEDFGQAILDVLERYPSAVSEPMTYFEFGTVVALWHFARVGVDVVVLETGLGGRLDATTAAPARVTAITPVSFDHMEYLGDTLAAIAGEKAGILEPGVPCVVSRQAPEALEAIAARARALGAPLWVEGRDFELTATADGRLAYRGPAWRLDDLSLSLRGPHQRQNAAVALACLEALDASGISVTARAARVGLATARWPGRLEEVGERPTVLLDGAHNPAGVDVLLASLATLYPGRSLHCVFGVVADKDRGPMMRALFPRCASVQLTPLDTPRSLAPAAYLEEARSLCPDVAAWPDLDAALAAARARAGETGVVLCTGSLFLVGMVRARVAGTPSPRGVS is encoded by the coding sequence ATGAGCGCGCCCCGCTCCCCCCAGGAGGCCCTGGTCTTCCTCGCCCGGCTCAACCCCTCCGGCATCAAGTTGGGGTTGGAGCGGGTGCGCGAGGCGCTCGCGGCGCTGGGGAACCCCGAGCGCCGCGCGCCCGTGCTCCACGTCGCGGGCACCAACGGCAAGGGCAGCACCTGCGCCTTCGCCGCCACCGCGCTCCAGGCCGCGGGCCACCGCGTGGGCCTCTACACGTCCCCGCACCTGGTCCGCGTCAACGAGCGCATCCGCGTGGACGGCGAGGACATCTCCGACGAGGACTTCGGCCAGGCCATCCTCGACGTCCTGGAGCGCTACCCGTCCGCCGTCTCGGAGCCCATGACGTACTTCGAGTTCGGCACCGTGGTGGCGCTGTGGCACTTCGCCCGCGTGGGCGTGGATGTCGTGGTGCTGGAGACGGGGCTCGGCGGGCGGCTCGACGCCACCACCGCCGCGCCCGCGCGCGTGACGGCCATCACCCCCGTGTCCTTCGACCACATGGAGTACCTGGGCGACACCCTGGCCGCCATCGCTGGGGAGAAGGCCGGCATCCTGGAGCCGGGCGTGCCCTGCGTGGTGTCCCGACAGGCCCCGGAGGCGCTGGAGGCCATCGCCGCGCGAGCCCGCGCCCTCGGCGCCCCGCTGTGGGTCGAGGGCCGTGACTTCGAGCTGACGGCCACCGCCGACGGCCGTCTGGCCTACAGGGGGCCGGCGTGGCGGCTGGACGACCTGTCGCTCTCCCTGCGGGGGCCGCATCAGCGGCAGAACGCCGCCGTGGCGCTCGCGTGCCTCGAGGCGCTCGACGCGAGCGGCATCTCCGTCACGGCGCGGGCCGCGCGGGTGGGGCTGGCCACGGCCCGCTGGCCGGGGAGGCTCGAGGAAGTCGGGGAGCGGCCCACCGTGCTGCTCGACGGCGCGCACAACCCGGCGGGTGTGGACGTGCTGCTGGCGTCGCTGGCGACCCTGTACCCGGGTCGAAGCCTGCACTGCGTCTTCGGCGTGGTGGCGGACAAGGACCGGGGGCCGATGATGCGGGCGCTGTTCCCCCGGTGCGCCTCCGTCCAGCTCACCCCGCTCGACACGCCGCGCTCGCTGGCGCCCGCGGCCTACCTGGAGGAGGCGCGCTCGCTGTGCCCGGACGTGGCGGCCTGGCCCGACCTGGACGCGGCGCTGGCCGCCGCGCGTGCCCGGGCGGGCGAGACCGGTGTCGTCCTGTGCACGGGCTCGTTGTTCCTGGTGGGCATGGTGCGTGCCCGGGTGGCTGGCACCCCCTCCCCCCGGGGTGTGTCGTGA
- a CDS encoding alpha/beta hydrolase, producing the protein MRLPDWRAPATSGPHTPSIDEVDFRALYSKTKYVVETADGWSLVITRYRPVKQPFAQPLFGEPLLLVHGFSQNRHTWTAGQFVKNLLFFGVDIHILELRGHGKSSIAFQKERAERFKRPLPPDLDYGWDIDSYFLYDLPAAVSGVKRITRRERIFYCGHSMGGMIGYGYAGIHDDFEGLITIGSPADLGRGFMLLRLLAHGAPLVGGMIDMTLAGLNLGGEVEGLGKRLLSRGVGALNAGLGRKLAPEDRRALRFNAVPVDLILKFVERQIGKAEDSPVYHQLQTRLNRLINPERVGTDDIRWLLREGGEREPRKVLEQFARWIRRGEMVCYRTGYDFKRGFEKISIPMAIIFGDMDPLASVESTRSVYRAAKSEYLLWRPVKGNSHIELTMGHDIRQICYDIKNLIEYARTHRNRSPALPRLR; encoded by the coding sequence ATGCGCCTGCCGGACTGGAGAGCCCCCGCGACCTCGGGGCCACACACACCCTCCATCGACGAAGTCGACTTCCGGGCGCTCTACTCCAAGACGAAGTACGTGGTGGAGACCGCGGATGGCTGGTCGCTGGTCATCACCCGCTACCGTCCGGTGAAGCAGCCCTTCGCCCAGCCGCTGTTCGGCGAGCCGCTGCTGCTGGTGCATGGCTTCTCCCAGAACCGTCACACGTGGACGGCGGGGCAGTTCGTCAAGAACCTGCTGTTCTTCGGCGTGGACATCCACATCCTGGAGCTGCGCGGCCACGGCAAGAGCTCCATCGCCTTCCAGAAGGAGCGGGCCGAGCGCTTCAAGCGCCCGCTGCCTCCGGACCTGGACTACGGCTGGGACATCGACAGCTACTTCCTCTACGACCTGCCGGCGGCCGTCTCCGGCGTCAAGCGCATCACCCGGCGCGAGCGCATCTTCTACTGCGGCCACTCGATGGGCGGGATGATCGGCTACGGCTACGCCGGCATCCACGACGACTTCGAGGGGCTCATCACCATCGGCTCGCCGGCGGACCTGGGGCGCGGCTTCATGTTGCTGCGCCTGCTGGCGCACGGCGCGCCGCTGGTCGGTGGGATGATCGACATGACGCTGGCCGGGCTCAACCTGGGCGGCGAGGTGGAGGGGCTCGGCAAGCGGCTCCTGTCGCGCGGGGTGGGGGCGCTCAACGCGGGGCTGGGCCGCAAGCTGGCGCCGGAGGACCGGCGGGCGCTGCGCTTCAACGCGGTGCCGGTGGACCTCATCCTCAAGTTCGTGGAGCGGCAGATCGGCAAGGCGGAGGACTCGCCCGTCTACCATCAGCTCCAGACGCGCCTGAACCGGCTCATCAACCCGGAGCGCGTGGGGACCGACGACATCCGCTGGCTGCTGCGCGAGGGCGGCGAGCGCGAGCCGCGCAAGGTGCTGGAGCAGTTCGCCCGGTGGATCCGCCGCGGGGAGATGGTCTGCTACCGCACCGGCTACGACTTCAAGCGGGGCTTCGAGAAGATCTCCATCCCCATGGCCATCATCTTCGGGGACATGGACCCGCTGGCCTCCGTGGAGTCCACCCGGAGTGTGTACCGGGCGGCCAAGAGCGAGTACCTCCTCTGGCGGCCCGTCAAGGGCAACAGCCACATCGAGCTGACGATGGGGCATGACATCCGGCAGATCTGCTACGACATCAAGAACCTCATCGAGTACGCCCGGACGCACCGCAACCGCTCGCCCGCGCTGCCGCGCCTGCGCTGA